CTTACTCTTCCTTGTCTGCTGCCTTCAGTTTAGTCTTTACTATGGCGTCCTTGAGTAGATAATTGGTTTTGGTCAGTTTCATAGTCGCTTGCCTCTTGTATTAACCTCATGAAGTGCATTTGGAGTTTAGATTTGCAAAAGACTATGTTGGTTTTTAATCTCCTCCTTAAAAACCCAAGTTATCCTTTTGAATTTTAGAGGAGAACTCATTCTCTACCCAGCACTTGTCTACTAGATCATTTAACTGGTCTTTTTGGGTGATGACAGGGAAGGATTTTACCGTGTACTCGAAGCTACCTCCATCCGATTGCCTCAGTctcagtgctgtgattataggcatgcacctccGGGTCAGCTTTCCATTTAACTAGTCTTTCTTCCCTCTTGGAGGTATTGTGTTACCCTCCCACCCTTTCATGGCACTTGTTTCTCCTGATAGCCTCCAGGTCCTCAGTGCCCGTCTTGATCAGTGTGGTACTGAGCCTTGTCCCTGACTTGGCCTCTAGTTGTGTTGCTTTATTTTGGAATTGCATTCTCCTTTTCAGTGGATATAACACATTAATGAGGCAGTGAGAATAGTTGTAGTTTGTACTTtatagatggggggggggggcgagtaGGAAACGCATACCAAAGATGCATCGCTGTGTACTGTTGAAATACGAAATACTATGACAAATTCATACTAGAATTTCTATCTCACTCATCAGTTGTTCTGTATGACTGTTAAAGCTGGCTTACTCTTCCTTACAACTCTGGCTTGGCTGGCCAAGTTCTTCACATGATATTGGTTCATTTGATTAAGCTAGGATGTTGGCTATGGCAGGAATACCCAGTGACTCCAAAAGCTTGTGTGTGTCCAGGTAGCTGAGAGTGGCCGGCCTGTCTCTCAACAGGACAGTTGAACTTCAGAGGCCTTAAGTTTAGCAGAGAACAAGACCCACAGTCACTTGTGCTGATTCCTGCTGCATCAGCCAGTCAGCAAATCTAGCCTGCACTCAAGGAAATAGGGGGCAAATTTTTACCTCATTTGAATGACAGGGAAGTGGTGCAGGTCAGGTTTGAAGGAAGTCTACCATAGTAATTTGCAGCATTATGAGCCAAAGCTGCTGAAACGTAATTCTGTGCCACTATGCTATTGGAAGGGTTAAGGAGTGTACCATTTATACTTCTCTCGGTATAAGTGGTACACCTTGCTCTTCTGGCTCTGGTTAATGCCTTCAAGTTAGATGCCTACTTCAGAGTTGAGATTTGGGAAGTGGTACTTCTGTATTACTGCACTCCTAATCAATTGTTAGGGGTACAGAAGTTACTAATAAGTCGGTTGCTGACTCTTAGTACCCTTTATCAACACTTGGCTTTACGTTTTTATATCCTACTCATCACACACATGGGGATTGATTCCGTCACTATGTGAGGCAAGTGCAAGGCCACTGAAGTACATTTCCAACCcttggggtggttggtttttatttGAGGGGTGGGGCTGTGTGTTGAGGCAGGGCAGGGTCTCCATGTGTGTAAGCCAAGCTCTGCTTGAACTGAGACTTCTGTGTTGGCTCCAAGTGTTAGGACTACAGGATGCCCATGCTGGCTGCCCAACTTACATCATGAAGAACTGAGTCACTCTTAAGTtactttatctttttgtttggttggttttttgagacaaggtttcttggtgtagccttgcctggcctggaactcctagagatccatctgcttctgccacctgagtgctgggattaaaggtgtatactaccACCGCCCATCTGAGTTACTGTGTCTTTATGACCtttatttctacacacacagaatGAGTAGCAAGATTTAAAGTTGGTTCATTTACCTCCCCCATCATTGGAACATAGGTGTTCAAACATTCAAGCCTCTTTAGAGACTAGAAACTGGAATTTAGGTACCACTTCTCTTTTTAAGAGTTGGCTTGTTTGGGGTTCAGCCCAGATGAAAATGGACTTGACTTTGATTTTCACAGTAACAGTTACTAAAAGGTAGTAGGTTTGGTGagagtgttttatttacttagatctccttttctccctccaaagcaATTGCATATTTGCTTTAAATCAGCTATAAAGGGTTGGTTTTATTTGGTATGTGACAATTCCGGTAAGCTTTAAGTTAATAATTTTAAGCGAAACTACAGAATGAAATTTTATCATTTGTAATGCTCTGTAGATTAAACAATTGttgtgatggaattaaaggtctTTTTACATCTGTAGCCTTTTCACTGCCTTGAttgattaatttatatttttgaggcagtctcagTTTGtagtctcaaattcatggcagtcctcctgtctcagtcctctggagtactggggttactagaaaaatgaagtttttgttttgaaatctttTCTAACTTAGTCTTCTTCACTTTGGTTTGTAAATGTTACCTTCTTactacttgttttgttttcttcctctgaaGTCTCTTTTGGAAAAGTTCCTGATCCCCAATGCTTCGCAAGCAGAAAGCAAAGTCTTCTACTTGAAGATGAAGGGCGACTACTACCGTTACCTGGCTGAGGTTGCTGCTGGGGATGACAAGAAAGGTAAGGTTGGTTTGCTTAGTTGAGCTTGTAGAAAGTGGTTGTGTGGAGAACCCAGCTTGGAAATCCCGTCCGTCCTTTCCGCTGCTCAGAGCACTGAGGTAGTTAGTGTGCTGGGTCGAGCTTGTTCGGCTGTGCCTTCTGCCTATGCTGGATTTTAAGCTTGAAGCTTTCTGAAAAGCCACTTGGTGTACAAGAAATGTCTTCCCATTGTTTGCATAGGTGAGACGAGGGATCCCAATGCCCCCAGAGCAGAATGAGGAAATCACTAGAAGTACACCGGTAATGAGGATCCAGCGCTGCTCAGTATTAgtatttagtttgtgtgtgttcGGAGGTCAGAGCAGTGCAGTCaggttccctgggactggagttagacagttgtgagctgtcgttagggtgctgggaattgaacccaggttcactggaagagcagtcagtgctcttaatacGAGTCATCATTCCACCCCCGTCCCCCACTTCAAGTTGTTTTTCTCACAACAGTGGTGATTGGCTAGTGTGATCCGGGacaccattttgtttgttttaaagagtcTAATTTGCTTAAGATTGTTAGATTTCATTTTTCAGGGGACACATGCGATTTTTGAAAGGTTTGGTTGGAGTAAAGCTGGAGCACAGACTTTCAAAGTGCATTTTACTGTGATTTGTTTCCCAGGAATTGTGGACCAGTCACAGCAAGCATACCAAGAAGCATTTGAAATCAGCAAAAAGGAAATGCAACCAACACATCCTATCAGACTGGGTCTGGCCCTTAACTTCTCTGTGTTCTATTATGAGATTCTGAACTCCCCAGAGAAAGCCTGCTCTCTTGCAAAAACAGTACGTATTTCGCCTGTTACatggaaggaaatggaaggaagcaGTCTTCGTTACCTGGATACTGAAGTGTACTTGTTTTTGCACTTGCAGGCTTTTGACGAAGCCATTGCTGAACTGGATACATTAAGTGAAGAGTCCTACAAAGACAGCACGCTAATAATGCAGTTACTGAGAGACAACTTGACAGTGAGTACTAGCAGCACTGGCAGTGCTGGGGTGGCCAGAGGTGCTGGACTTGAGGACGGTTACTGCAGGGACTATTGACGGTCTCCTGAAACTGCTAAAGCCAGGGTCCTGTCTACTGCTACAGTGTTTTCCTTTTCATCCCAGAGTTGTGTGCTTAATCAACACAAGTAAAGCTGGATCCAGGTTTCTTGGGGTAGAGAAAGGGGGGTCATAAGgtacaggctagcctggactatataatgaCTGCCTACCTGGGCTACGTAGCAAgattttatctcaaaaaaaaaaaaaaaagagaaggaaacgTGGGGCTGTGTTTAAATTGCTTTGAAGTTGGTTTTCTTGTCCCTTAGTTGTCCCACGTTTTCGTGTGGCTGTGGTGAGGTGCTGTGTGACGAGGTGTCGTTTGTAGTCCCCTGGGGAAGGTTGCAGTTACTGCATTGCTGTGCTGAAGAGTGGAAGATGAACCAAAAGAAACCAGCAGTTCTTAATACAGATTGAGAATTTATTTCAGTTGTTTTTACTTACTATTTAATTTGAGACCCGAATAAAGCCCATGCCTTACAGTTGGCTTCCTGGGTTTTCCCTTCAGATAAATATTAAATTGAAGTTTTGAGGCTTAGGTGAAAAAGTTATCCAGCATCTGCTGTGTGTCAGGGAAAGGTAGAAGTGGGTGTGTATAGTCTAATGTTTCTGTCTTAGAGACCTAGACCACCCTTTGACGTGTTCTGCTTCCAACTCTAGTCTACTGCCACATAGCTAGAATTATTTTAGTCAATGCAGTTGGGGTTGTCTATAAACTTAAGAGACTTAAATGGGAAAAATGAGGGCTAGTGTAGAATTGAAGACCTGCCCTGtgtgctggagatggaattcagggccttgtacatactaGGAAGGTGccttaccactgagctctatccccagcccgaatgaaagaaaatgtcaactgtaactattttttaataataagagTATTTTGAGGGATGGAGATTTAGCTCATTGAAGAGTGCTTACCCagtgtgtgtgaggccctgagtttaatcttcagtactgcttaaaaaaaaaaaaattttttttttcttttctctctcttaattttcCTTGCCAAACACcagtggggaggctgaggcaggagaaacaaattctaggccagcctggacaatatGTACGACTTTGAAGTGAGGATGTGGTATTTAAAGTAGACCCTTGGGTATCTAGTACTGTGATGCTCCTGACCTAGTGCTTCATCCATCAGCTGTGGGGTGGGTACAGCAGAGTGCACAGCGGCCGGTGAGTGAGCAGGAAAAGAAGAAGGCTCTGCTCTGGACCTGTCACTCTTTCTGTTTACACCGAGCCTCGTTTTTTGGGCTGCTGTCACAGGCTGCTTGACACCACCAAAAAGAGCTGTTCCGCATTACACCTTCTAACATGGGAGCTTGACACAGAATTCTGAAGCCTTACAGTTAGGACCGGGGAGACAGGAGACTCATCTCTCCTTGTTGAATTGGAGCTTGCACACAGGCTGCACAGAGTCATTTGGCTAGCTTTATATGACCCTAGACTCTGCTTTCTAGGCCACACAGTAGGGTCAATACTGTTAGGTTGGGTTTCTTTCCCATCACTCTTCAGTTTATAATTCTACTTGATcctttttaagtgtttcttaaaatatttttatattgaagCAGTTGGACTAATTTAGAAGCTGTCTTTTAGCCGATTGAAACATTATTGCCATAATGAAAAGTTAATAATGGAATCCATAATCCTGTCACACTGTGAAACACTTTTTTTGGGGAGGGTTAGAATATTTGGTTCTAACCataacatttattcattcattgtaATTCTTACCTGTACAAGGTTTTCCTCATTTGAAATGTCAGGTAAAGTTCAGTGTGCAGTTTAGCTCGGTTGATTGGTCCACTGCTGCTTTAGAAGTGTGTGCCTTCATCATCATGAGTAATCTCATCCATTTCCGTGATCAGTCTTCCCTGAAAACTATTGATTTTAGAGTattggtttttacatttttaatagttggggattttgaatttgtttttctatatttgagAATGGGATTTGTGTGTTCATGGGGGTGAGAGGACACTTTGAGGAGTGGGTTGTTGTTCTCGGCAAGCCCTGTGGTTTAGAGACTAAAAGACTGAGATTTCCTCTTTCTCTTATGAATGAATAGCCTCTAGTTACTGAATCTGTTTTGTTTAAAGATAAGTGTGCTGTGAGTCTGCCTTGCCTAAGGTCAGGCTGTTCTCAGGGGTCCTTTTTAAGCTTTTCAGCTGATGTGTGTGCaagaaaggtgggggggggggttgtgtttctctttttcaaTCTGAAGCATGCTGAAAAAAATGTCTCCCTCTCTTACCAGTTGTGGACATCGGACACCCAAGGAGacgaagcagaagcaggagaaggcGGGGAAAACTAACCGGCCTTCCAACCTTTGTCTGCCTCATTCTAAACTTTACACAGTAGACCATTTGTCATCCATGCTGTCCCACAAATAGTTTTTTGTTTACGATTTATGACAGGTTTATGTTCCTTCTATTTGAATTTCTATATTTCCCATgtggtttttatgttttaatattagGGGAGTAGAGCCAGTTAACTTTAGGGAGTTACTTGTTTCATCTTGAGGTGGCCAATATGGGGATGTGGAATTTTCACACGAGTTACACACGTTTGGCATAGTACTTTGGTACATTGTGGCTTCAGAAGGGCCAGTGTTAAAACTGCTTCCATGTCTAAGCAAAGAAAACTGCCTACATACTGGTTTGTGCTGGTGGGGAATAAAAGGGATAATTGGTTCCAGTCATGAGTGTAGTTGTTGTGGGTACTTTAAGGTGTGGAGCACTTGTGaggctgtggtacacacacacacacacacaccacacacaccccttggATACACCTCGGGATTGTGTGTCTCTGCGTGCACACTCTTGGCCACAGCTCCAGAAGTGGTCCTTAGATAAAAGTTGTGACCCAATTTACTCCAATAAGGGCAGAAACGGTTCACATTCCATTATTTGTAAAGTTACCTGCTGTTTGCTTTCGTTATTTTTGCtacacattttatttgtatttaagtgTTTTAGGCAGTCTAAGAACAAATGTAAAAGTAAAGACGCAGTAAAATGAATTGCTTGGTGTTCACTGCTCCATGTGTATCAAGCACAGCGGGAAACAAAACCCcatgtatttaacttttttttgttttttgttttatttttttgcttttgtgatttttcttttttgatacttgcctaacatgcatgtgCTGTAAAAATAGTTAACAGGGAAATGACTTGAGATGACGGCTAGCTTTGTCTTAATGTCTTAGGAAATTTTCATGAACAATCCAAGCATAATTGTTAAGAACACATGTATTAAAGTTCATGTAAGTGGAATAAAAGTTTTATGAATGGATTTTTCAACTACTTTTCTCTACAGCTTTTCATGTAAATTAGTCGGTTTTGAGACTTCTCTAAAGGAAATtgtctccttcttccctcttggCAGCTAATGGGCTTTCACCAATTTTGAATGCAAAATTAATCAACAACAAAAACGCTAATGTAACTACCGTTCTCAACCATGTTCCCATATTTTTCCCCCTTCTTAGCCCCTTTGAAAATTGAAGTGGACCTTTTATTCTGGGTGCAAGGGGAGATTGATTGGCAAAAGGTAATGTGTTCCATTTAAAATTTTGGTCTACGGCGTTTTCTAACTTAGGAAGCCACAATGTTCTTGGCCCGTTGTGACACTGGGCAGCATTAACTGTTAGGTTCTGTGCTTCCAAATCGCTGTTGGTTTTTGAGAAATTCTTGATGCTCTTACAGCCTGCCTTTGATTTCCAGCCCTTTATTTCTATTTGTCAGGTGCACAGGATCACTTCCTTTTTACTGTCTTGTCACCAACCATTCCGACTTGTTGGCCATGTATTTGGGAAAAGGCCGCATGATCTTTCTGGCTCCACTCAGTGTCTAAGATACCCCGCTTCCTCTGCTTGCATCCCACAGCCTCCCTCATCCTCCCTCCTACAGCCCAGCTCTCCTTGGTTGAGCTTGTGTTgatctccctggaaatcctgccctGAATGGTCTGTCACCGTCTCCCCTGAaaacccttcctcttcctcttcctcttcctctcctcaagTAATGATGGGGCTAAGTCATTCCCAAAGCTCACACCTACCGAGTATTTCCTCAGTACTTTAcagaaaacaccaaacaaaaatgccatttaaaagaggtgtatttttttttcttttagaatgtaAGCTCCTCAAGAGCAGGGACAATGTTTTCTGTATGTTCTCTTGTGCCTAGTACActgtaaatgctcaataaatattgatGATGGGAGGCAGTGAGTCTCAATGATGAGGGTGAGAAAAATCCCAAGCACTGTTCTGTGGCTTATTTCACTATGATCTGATCACATTCGGAAATAGCAGCCCTGTGGACAAATTATCCCAAATACTGCATTCAAGTAAAAGTGCAGTTGGAGGTGGGAGGTAttttcaagagaaagaaaatcacatGCATTTGTGGTGCCATGGTGCATCTTCATTCACAACTCAGTTACCTTGACTTTGCCTCAGCACCCAGGCCAAGGAGAATTAAGCTATGGACAGCAGGATGTCATCTCATCCAAGTAAATTACAAATGATACCTGAAATCTGTCACATTTGCCTAATTGGCTATTCATATGCATTAGACATTGCTAAATTAGTTTGATTCTGAAATTGTGATACTTACCTGCTATTAGTTAttgatgttttttatgaataGTGCCCAATAGATGAAGAAAGATTTGCAACTTCAAATTTTCCACCCCTtggaatttgaataataaatttgtttttaacttaTTTCCCTAATTGTCCCAAATCAAGGCTTCATGTCTGTTTTGTTAATATAACATAAAGCCAGGACGTTGTGGAATCCAgcagtgtttttgtgtgtgtgtgtgataccagAGTTACACCTTTAAAAAGACAGAGTTGATCTCTGGCCTTGGCGGTTGGCAGCTGTTACTTCCTCATAGAAGAGGAGGTATGGGTTGAGAAAGTCGGGGGATAAGTGTTTTAGGTCTCACAGAGTAGTTCTAAAGCGGTTTGCCAAGACcgctttttaaagcttttaaccCCCAACTTCACCGTGAAACTCGGTGATTGAACACTGACCCAAGGATTCAGTGGCAGGAACGTCCCATGAGTGCTCTTAGAAtacttgtgtgtggtgtgttagcACTGCCGGGGAAGCACGCTAGGGTGTGGGGAAGTGTCTCCTTTGAGCAGGCCTTGGGAAACGACCAGGTGCAAGCTGTTCTGGAGACCGTGACGCTAGTGCCTGCATGGGTCTGGGTCCTGTCGGGGCACTCTGATCTTTGTAGTCTATAGAAGACCCGTCACTGGTAAGTGACTAGTCAGGACTGGATAAGCCAGCTGTTGGGAAGCTACTGTGCTTGCCCTGTGTTAATACCTCACCACCTGATTCTGCAAAAAGCTCCAGTTTACTGgagcaatgtgtgtgtggggtgcagaAATTAAGTCTGTTCACACCTAACTGTAGGTGATGCCAGGGGCGGAAGTATTTTACAGTTGAATCTGGTTCAGAACATTTCTGAAAACCCAAGCTTAAGTACCCTAATCATAAAACCTCTTGTCAGTGTCCCCACCAGGCATTCTAACAGGTGTCGGTTTGGTGGTAAGCAGTGTCAGATGTAAGTTGGAGTTAACGCTAGTGGAGTGGATGGTATCCAGATGAGAGGAATTTGTGtggtcaagatggctcagttaataaaGGTGCTGAACACTGAGCCTGATGACCCAATTTCTACCCCTGAAATctaaatggtggaaggagagaacttcgtattctgacctccacaagtacacaTGCAAAGTGAGtgtaatttaaatttaagaaatgtGTACTCCTGGCTGGTGGCGTTGTCACatgacttcaatcccagcactggggaggcagaagcaggtggatctcttgaggacagctggggctatacaaaagaaaccctgtcttgaaaaagcaaaacaatttaAGCAGAAACGTGTACTCCAGTTTTGGGGTTGTGGCTATAGAAAGGAGAACCAAGGCTCATGTTCAGCATTGTAAACACTGGTTTGGAGGTTCCTAATGCTCTAGACTGAGGACCTGCATTAGATTCCTGTTTCTTGTACTTGTCTTCAGTAGTTTCTAATTTTTGTAAGAGCCCAGGAAGTTATTTTTAGCAAAATTTGGGGGTGTTTATGTGTCAAAAATAGCTGTAAAGTCTTCAGGAGCTGAGGGAGTGCAGCTGATACTCGAGGAAATAAAGGTATATTGAGCTAAAGGAGGCTAATTCTACAGAGAGAAGAGTATATAGTccataaaagaaattataaacttGCTTAGTGGGTTGTTTCTCCCCCAAAAGAGTAATGGGAAAAGTTATTAAAGTTGCCTTTAATAACTTTGTTGTCAATGGCCCTGAATTACTTGAGGAACACGCTGCTTCTGTGCTGGAGGGACAGGAGTTCTAACAGGTCTGGGAACATAACAGCAACGGTATTTAAGGTTTTCTTCCATTGTGCCAGGCACAAAAAAGGGTGAGGGTAGGGCAGACAAACTAAGATGATACATTGCAGCTGGAGAGCGGGGAAGACGGGAGCTGCTGGACGCACGGTGGTTCCAAGAGCAAGGCCACAGTGGCTGGGGTTACCTGCACAACAGCCCCTCAGCTTTCTGTCATGGGGTGGGGCTTATGAGCCCCACTACTGGCAATGGGTTGCTGTGGGGCGGGAGTGATTTTCCTCAGTGGTGTAGTCACTGGTAAGTTGCCTGACTCTCCTGTCTGTGAGTATTCAACCAACCGTAACTAAACTCAGTTGCATATACAGCCACGAACCTGGGAGGTGGGACTAGTTTAAAAGAGGTTCAATGCGGGAGGGAGGGGTGTAAGAGTAATGGATGAAttcaatcaaaatacattgtccaCATGTATGACATCGTTTTAAACATTGTATGCATGCAATAAATTGCCAGAAAGTTCAGTTCTTGCTGACTCTGATGTGTAAGGAAAGCTTTAGAAAGAAGTGTTAGCTAGAAATGTACTTTGTGAATCTGAAAGCAGTAGCCCTTCAAGTACATAAAAAGGTATCTAGAAGTGTAAATAAAGACAACACTGggtttacataaatatatgttaGTGTGAGCGTGTAAGATACATTCGGTGAAAGagaggcctgtaaccccagcaccctgGAAGCTGAGACGGGAGattttgagaacagcctgggctacatagcaaaaccctgtcttacCATTTATATAAACAGAAAATGTTCAGCTcttgtttaaaaatacatttagaacaCTCCAAACAAGTAATCCGCTGGTTGGTCTGCCTCCTAGAAAcctggtgtgtgtgcatgagaagCCAAGGAACCTTCCATGTTCACATTCACAACTACTGTGACTGATTTAGCGAAAAGCTTAGAGACATCCAAATGCCTGTTGAAGAATAGAATTACTCTGATAATCTTCAGTGGTGAACAAGAATCAGCTATAACCACACATGATCAAATATTAGTAACAATGTAGTGTGCAAAGACTGctgctgaggctggagaggtagtagctcagcagttaatagttCATACCACTTGTACCTCCAGCCCCAGGACGACAACCACTGGCGTCCTCCAGCACCTGTACATACACAAATGGaattaaaaatagttaaaagcacttgagaggcagaggcaggcagatctctgagttcgaggccagcctggtctacagagcaagttccaggacagccagggctacacagagaaaccctgtcttgaaaagccatttaaagaaatattaacaGTAAGTCTCTCTATAAAATGCAGCtataggggttggagagaggcttcagtggttaaaaacactggctggttctccagaggacccaggttagaatcccagcacacacatggcagttcacaattgtaACAAGTttgaggatctgatgcccccttctggtgtCTGAGGGAACCAGGTATGCAAGTGGTTCATAGATAAACATGCAGACTAAacactgaaaacatttttaattaaaaacttctgCTGACTATAcatcatgaatcttaaaaagttttaaatgaatGATTCATTTGtttatccatgtgtgtgtgtcttccaccAACGACGTGAAATGCAAGCATAATATTAATAGAGAATGCCTTACTTAGACAAGAAGCAAGGagcaggctgaggcaagagtCAGAGGTGGATAATGAGTGATGAGTAATAATGTTTTGTGATTGGGGCTGTGCTGAGGGGCTTCCAAACACAAAACCAGAGATGATACATGGTTATGATTAATGCGGCATCAGGCATGGCAGTTtacaggaaggaggaagcaaaAGCTTGCTTGAGTGCTTAAAAATAACATCGGAAGAGGGAAAACGGGAGAAATAGTTACCGAGTTTGTGCAGACAGGCAAATGAACATGCAAAACTCACGGAAACTGAAACAACTGCCCACCTGCTCCTTACACTTCACAGTTGTCCTGACCTTACTTCTAGTTACTTCCAGAAGGGCAGGCGGCAAGAACTGGAGATGTGGGCAGAGGGGGACTGAGATGGGTTCGTGAAACAGTCCCTGGAGTGAAAAGTGCCCATCCATCTTCAAGATGGAGCACAAAGGTCCTTAAGGACCTCTGGTGGTGCAGAGTGAGTTTTTATTCCTGTGGTCCTGAGGAATTCCAGCACACTAGGAGACCACTTGATTGAATTGAGCCCATCTTAAGGTTCTTCCCTTCTGAACCTTTTGAGGAAGCGGTCACTCCAAATCACAGTTATCTCCTGTCACACTGTGTTGGGATCAACTTCTTAACACTTAAGACATCTGTACTTAACAGaattgggtttgttgttgttgtattttttaagTCTAACTTGAGAGAGTTAAGAGTACATCATCTTGAACATTTCAGATCAGATCAAAGTGTGGTAGCATTTTGTTGGTTTTACTTTTCCCCAGATCTGGAAGAGGTGTATGGACAGTTACTTTTGGAAACATTAGTCCTTAAGAGTCTTGGCTGGAAGGTTGAAGGGTCCATAAAATTGGAATGAACTTGATGAGAGGAAGCTTTATCGTGGTAGACATGTCTCCCCACCCCCGGTCTGCCCACTGGGACTACCTTACAAAGTAGTATAGGACATAATCCTGTGCAACCGTGGGGCTCAGGCTGGTGGGAACTGACGGTGTCTAGACAGCTGCACCACTGGTGGAATGGTTGG
This genomic interval from Peromyscus eremicus chromosome 20, PerEre_H2_v1, whole genome shotgun sequence contains the following:
- the Ywhaz gene encoding 14-3-3 protein zeta/delta, coding for MGAPGRGVAGGRGPAGEYPVMDKNELVQKAKLAEQAERYDDMAACMKSVTEQGAELSNEERNLLSVAYKNVVGARRSSWRVVSSIEQKTEGAEKKQQMAREYREKIETELRDICNDVLSLLEKFLIPNASQAESKVFYLKMKGDYYRYLAEVAAGDDKKGIVDQSQQAYQEAFEISKKEMQPTHPIRLGLALNFSVFYYEILNSPEKACSLAKTAFDEAIAELDTLSEESYKDSTLIMQLLRDNLTLWTSDTQGDEAEAGEGGEN